A genomic region of Leptotrichia hofstadii contains the following coding sequences:
- the polA gene encoding DNA polymerase I produces the protein MKRAVILDTSAIMYRSHFALMGMRNSNGMSTGATFGFINTLESVIREFRPDYLVACLDVKRSELDRTGEFETYKAHRESMPEELVMQIDTIMKVLDGYRIPKYKKDGQEADDVIATFATKFSNDEDEQIEVFVITGDKDLAQLVDGKINIALLGKGDKNSAFKHIKTDEDVVEYLGVTPDKIPDLFGLMGDKSDGIPGVAGIGPKNGVKLITTYGNLEGIYENIDEIKGKQKEKLLSDKENAFISRELATVKRELDVEYDKNKLKFEEKDFDSLLKLYEELDFKRFSKAVEEEKERFLQNGNQKELTEEEKLVLEKNKKITEEKLEKERLEREKIEKQELEYDKENPIFDGISHFYEHVEYEHNSEIDKKIDEIQVLKEKLATEYEAQKKKAEEIALENQKTEKGKKIKDEKVYFEKNYGKVVSWNDAYSVIEKMDKKVAIFENMLGLSICDEKTNIVLLDSELKNILQNENHEKSRAGIQINLFSLGENTDEKEDNKKNIENIYKLLSEKEIIAYNVKEYMKNGESEYFGYSVGGKTYGINEERFGIKCTEYFDILLARYVLGTESLQEIEEIILDEFGVEIATFEEQFKKERRKKDFSDVSDDVVCEFLSKRTFFIYKLEIIFRNRLQNEQFLNIFDKLESRLIPVLAQMEETGIKIDKKYFSEFQNELEEKINMLQSDIYKLADEEFNIDSPQQLGEVLFEKLQIPSGKKTKTGYSTNVEVLEMIANNGELTEDKRMIGKKLLEYRAYKKLLSTYIEPIPKLADKEERIHTTFNQNGTSTGRLSSANPNLQNIPVRTDDGIRIRTGFVSKEGHSLISFDYSQIELRVLAELSKDRHLVQAYQDNQDLHNLTARKIFFKTEEDEISRHERSIAKVINFSILYGKTPFGLSKELGITVQEASQYITTYFEEYPRVRKFLDIVTETAKLHGFVETFYGTRRYISGINATNKNVQAQAVRMAVNTVVQGTAANIIKKVMIELHEEFKNDENIKMLLQVHDELIFEVRDEFAKEYMKKIEKIMENTVKFKKVPLKANGSVAKNWGLLK, from the coding sequence TTGAAAAGAGCGGTTATATTGGATACAAGTGCAATTATGTATAGAAGCCATTTTGCACTAATGGGAATGAGAAATAGTAACGGAATGTCTACTGGAGCAACATTTGGGTTTATTAATACGCTGGAAAGTGTGATTAGGGAGTTTAGGCCTGATTATTTAGTGGCTTGTCTAGATGTGAAAAGAAGTGAACTGGATAGAACTGGAGAGTTTGAAACGTATAAGGCACATAGGGAAAGTATGCCTGAAGAACTGGTTATGCAGATTGATACTATTATGAAGGTGTTAGATGGGTATAGAATTCCGAAATATAAGAAGGATGGGCAGGAAGCGGATGATGTCATTGCCACTTTTGCCACTAAATTTTCTAATGATGAAGATGAGCAGATTGAGGTCTTTGTAATAACTGGGGATAAGGATTTGGCACAGCTTGTAGATGGAAAAATTAACATTGCCTTGCTTGGAAAAGGGGATAAAAATTCTGCATTTAAACATATAAAGACTGATGAAGATGTAGTTGAATATTTGGGAGTTACGCCTGATAAGATTCCTGATTTGTTTGGGCTTATGGGAGATAAGTCGGACGGAATTCCAGGAGTTGCTGGGATTGGACCTAAAAATGGAGTGAAACTTATTACGACTTATGGAAATTTGGAAGGAATTTACGAAAATATTGACGAAATAAAGGGAAAACAGAAGGAAAAATTACTGAGTGATAAGGAAAATGCCTTTATAAGCCGAGAACTTGCAACTGTGAAAAGAGAACTTGATGTTGAATACGATAAAAATAAATTGAAATTTGAGGAAAAGGATTTTGACAGTCTTTTAAAACTTTATGAGGAGCTTGATTTTAAAAGATTTTCTAAAGCTGTGGAAGAAGAAAAGGAAAGATTCTTGCAAAACGGTAATCAGAAGGAACTTACTGAAGAAGAGAAGTTAGTTTTAGAAAAAAATAAAAAAATTACTGAAGAAAAATTGGAAAAAGAGAGACTTGAAAGAGAAAAAATTGAAAAGCAGGAATTGGAGTATGATAAGGAAAATCCGATTTTTGATGGAATTTCACATTTTTATGAGCATGTAGAGTATGAGCATAATTCAGAAATAGACAAAAAAATTGATGAAATTCAAGTTTTAAAAGAAAAATTGGCAACAGAATATGAGGCTCAGAAGAAAAAGGCAGAGGAGATTGCGTTAGAAAATCAGAAAACTGAAAAAGGTAAGAAAATTAAAGATGAAAAAGTGTATTTTGAGAAAAATTATGGAAAAGTTGTGAGCTGGAATGATGCTTATTCCGTGATTGAGAAAATGGATAAAAAAGTGGCTATTTTTGAAAATATGCTTGGACTTTCTATTTGTGATGAAAAAACGAATATTGTGCTTTTGGATAGTGAATTGAAAAATATTTTACAAAATGAAAATCACGAAAAATCAAGAGCTGGAATTCAAATTAACTTGTTCAGTTTAGGTGAGAATACTGATGAAAAGGAAGATAACAAAAAAAATATTGAGAATATTTATAAATTATTGAGTGAGAAAGAAATTATTGCCTATAATGTGAAAGAGTATATGAAAAATGGGGAAAGTGAGTATTTTGGATACTCTGTTGGTGGAAAAACTTATGGGATAAATGAAGAGAGATTCGGGATAAAATGCACGGAATATTTTGATATTTTGCTTGCACGATATGTACTTGGGACGGAAAGTTTACAGGAAATTGAGGAAATAATTCTGGATGAGTTTGGTGTTGAGATTGCAACTTTTGAGGAGCAATTTAAAAAGGAACGAAGAAAGAAGGATTTTAGCGATGTTTCTGATGATGTGGTTTGTGAGTTTTTATCAAAGAGAACGTTTTTTATTTATAAATTGGAAATAATTTTTAGAAATAGATTACAAAATGAGCAGTTCTTAAATATATTTGACAAGCTGGAAAGTCGATTAATACCAGTATTGGCACAAATGGAAGAAACTGGAATAAAAATTGATAAAAAGTATTTCAGTGAATTTCAGAATGAGCTGGAAGAAAAGATAAATATGCTTCAAAGTGATATTTATAAACTTGCCGATGAAGAATTTAATATTGATTCGCCACAACAATTAGGGGAAGTTTTGTTTGAAAAATTACAGATTCCATCGGGTAAAAAGACAAAAACTGGATATTCAACAAATGTGGAAGTTCTGGAAATGATTGCAAACAACGGAGAATTGACAGAAGACAAACGTATGATTGGGAAAAAGCTTCTGGAATACAGGGCTTATAAGAAATTATTATCAACATATATTGAGCCAATTCCGAAACTGGCGGATAAAGAGGAAAGGATTCATACGACTTTTAACCAAAATGGGACATCTACTGGACGGCTTTCGTCAGCAAATCCAAATTTACAGAATATTCCTGTGAGAACAGATGATGGAATAAGAATTCGTACTGGTTTTGTATCAAAAGAAGGACATAGCTTGATTTCATTTGACTATTCACAAATTGAATTGAGAGTTTTGGCTGAATTGTCAAAAGACAGGCATTTAGTACAGGCGTATCAGGATAATCAGGATTTGCATAACTTGACGGCAAGAAAGATATTTTTCAAAACAGAAGAAGATGAGATTTCACGGCATGAAAGAAGTATTGCAAAAGTAATTAATTTTAGTATTCTGTATGGAAAAACTCCGTTTGGATTGTCAAAGGAACTAGGAATTACAGTTCAAGAGGCTTCTCAATATATTACGACGTATTTTGAGGAATATCCAAGAGTTAGAAAATTTTTGGATATTGTGACAGAAACGGCTAAACTTCACGGTTTTGTGGAAACTTTTTACGGTACGAGAAGATACATTAGCGGAATTAATGCGACAAATAAAAATGTACAGGCACAGGCTGTTAGAATGGCGGTAAATACTGTCGTTCAGGGAACAGCGGCAAATATTATAAAAAAAGTTATGATTGAACTTCATGAGGAGTTTAAAAATGATGAAAATATAAAAATGCTTCTTCAAGTTCATGATGAACTGATTTTTGAAGTTCGTGACGAATTTGCTAAGGAATATATGAAAAAAATTGAAAAAATTATGGAAAATACTGTTAAATTTAAGAAAGTTCCGTTAAAAGCTAATGGAAGTGTGGCTAAAAATTGGGGATTATTAAAATAA
- a CDS encoding thymidine phosphorylase, whose amino-acid sequence MRAVDIIEKKRDNLKLSDVEIEFLLNEYLAGNVPDYQMSAFLMGVYFNDMTQEELLKFTMVMRDSGDVIKFEEIDKFLVDKHSTGGVGDKVTVILSPILSALGMGNVKLSGKGLGHTGGTIDKFESIQGFKFSATKEELVKIANKTGVGLMGYSDKIVPLDKKLYSLRDVTATVPSIPLIASSIMSKKLAIYSDVIILDVKVGDGAFMKDLEQAKKLAERMIEIGKGAGRKVKVVLSNMDEPLGHAIGNANEIIEAIEFLKGNCAADVKEVVYTIAGLALKEKGEVAELGQAKEKIDEVIKNGSALQILAEFIGESGGNKELINDYNLLPKANSVMEIFSENEGYVKKIKTEEIGKAAMIIGAGRAKKEDEVDHAVGINIFRKVGEKVSKNEKIAEIYYNDDKNVQDSKNMILDAYVITPEKVEEPKAILEIIE is encoded by the coding sequence ATGAGAGCGGTTGATATAATTGAGAAAAAGCGTGATAATCTTAAACTATCTGATGTAGAGATAGAATTTTTATTGAATGAATATTTAGCTGGAAATGTACCTGATTATCAGATGTCAGCATTTCTTATGGGAGTTTACTTTAATGATATGACACAGGAAGAGCTGTTAAAATTCACAATGGTAATGAGAGACTCTGGAGATGTTATAAAATTTGAGGAAATAGACAAATTTCTTGTGGACAAGCATAGTACAGGAGGTGTTGGAGATAAAGTTACAGTAATTCTTTCTCCTATTTTATCGGCACTTGGAATGGGAAACGTAAAGCTGTCTGGAAAAGGGCTTGGACATACAGGAGGAACAATTGACAAGTTTGAATCAATTCAAGGATTCAAGTTTTCGGCAACAAAAGAAGAGCTTGTAAAAATTGCCAATAAAACTGGAGTTGGACTGATGGGATATAGCGACAAGATTGTTCCTCTTGATAAAAAATTATATTCTTTGCGTGACGTGACTGCAACTGTGCCTAGTATTCCATTAATTGCAAGCAGCATTATGAGTAAAAAGTTAGCAATTTATTCAGATGTTATAATTCTTGATGTAAAAGTTGGGGACGGGGCCTTTATGAAAGATTTAGAACAAGCTAAAAAATTGGCTGAAAGAATGATTGAAATCGGAAAAGGTGCTGGAAGAAAAGTTAAAGTTGTGCTTAGTAATATGGATGAACCGCTTGGACACGCAATTGGAAATGCAAATGAAATCATTGAGGCTATTGAGTTCTTAAAAGGAAATTGTGCGGCTGACGTAAAAGAAGTTGTTTATACCATTGCAGGACTTGCCTTGAAGGAAAAGGGTGAGGTGGCAGAACTTGGTCAAGCAAAAGAAAAAATTGATGAAGTAATAAAAAATGGAAGCGCATTGCAAATATTAGCAGAATTTATTGGGGAAAGCGGTGGAAATAAAGAGCTTATAAATGACTATAACTTACTTCCGAAAGCTAATTCTGTGATGGAAATTTTTTCTGAAAATGAAGGATATGTAAAAAAAATAAAGACAGAAGAAATTGGAAAAGCTGCAATGATTATAGGTGCTGGACGTGCTAAAAAAGAAGATGAGGTTGATCATGCAGTTGGAATTAATATTTTTAGAAAAGTTGGGGAAAAAGTATCAAAAAATGAAAAAATCGCTGAAATTTATTACAATGATGATAAAAATGTGCAAGACTCTAAAAACATGATTTTGGATGCGTATGTGATAACACCGGAAAAAGTTGAAGAACCAAAGGCAATTTTAGAAATAATAGAATAA
- a CDS encoding BMP family lipoprotein, protein MKKIVTIFSVIFALMLVVACGNKPATGEQVKDGKTSADATNSKKAVAVVYSTGGKGDKSFNDATFRGLEKAQKELGITFKEYEPKDPSTEAKNALTQFAESGEFDLIIAVGYSMKDSLVAVAQAFPDQKFAIIDETVEGLPNVASILYKEHEGSFLVGALAAMMDKTGSVGFVGANESDLIKRFYAGYAQGARYIKPDIKVLPVYIGGNNSFNDQASAKAKTETLIQQGADVIYHAAGASGLGVFQAVKEKNVYGIGVDSNQDSLYPGIILTSMIKYVDNTVFDTIKSVVDGKFEAKVQTFGIKENGLGTTDFEFTKDKIGEENIKRLEQIKQDIKDGKIQVKPAL, encoded by the coding sequence ATGAAAAAGATTGTAACGATTTTTAGTGTAATTTTTGCACTAATGTTAGTTGTAGCTTGTGGAAATAAGCCAGCTACCGGAGAGCAGGTAAAAGATGGTAAAACATCTGCAGATGCGACAAATTCTAAGAAAGCTGTCGCAGTAGTGTATTCTACTGGTGGTAAAGGTGACAAATCATTTAACGATGCAACTTTCAGAGGTTTGGAAAAAGCTCAGAAAGAATTAGGAATCACTTTTAAAGAATATGAACCAAAAGATCCGTCAACAGAAGCCAAAAATGCTTTGACACAATTTGCTGAATCTGGAGAATTTGATTTGATTATCGCAGTTGGATACAGCATGAAAGATTCGTTAGTTGCAGTGGCTCAGGCTTTTCCTGATCAAAAATTTGCAATAATTGATGAAACTGTAGAAGGTTTACCAAATGTTGCTTCTATTTTGTATAAAGAACATGAAGGATCATTCTTAGTAGGTGCATTAGCTGCAATGATGGATAAAACAGGAAGTGTTGGATTTGTTGGTGCGAATGAAAGCGATTTAATCAAGAGATTCTATGCAGGATATGCACAAGGTGCACGATATATAAAACCTGACATCAAAGTTTTGCCTGTTTATATTGGAGGAAACAACTCATTTAATGATCAAGCATCAGCTAAAGCTAAAACTGAAACATTAATTCAACAAGGTGCAGATGTTATTTATCATGCTGCTGGAGCAAGTGGACTAGGAGTTTTCCAAGCAGTTAAAGAAAAAAATGTTTATGGAATTGGAGTAGATTCTAACCAAGATAGTTTATACCCAGGAATAATTTTGACATCTATGATAAAATATGTTGACAATACAGTATTTGATACTATAAAATCTGTTGTGGATGGAAAATTTGAAGCAAAAGTGCAAACTTTTGGAATCAAGGAAAATGGATTGGGGACTACGGACTTTGAATTTACTAAAGATAAAATTGGTGAAGAAAACATCAAACGTCTTGAACAAATTAAACAAGATATTAAAGATGGTAAAATTCAAGTAAAACCTGCATTATAA